One window of the Chitinophaga niabensis genome contains the following:
- a CDS encoding RelA/SpoT family protein — METVTVQKYDLNEEQEKKEIVRHYRALLRALKPRLKKGDRELVRTAFEMAADAHKDMRRKSGEPYILHPLAVAQITVEEIGLGVRSAICALLHDTVEDTEVTLEDVEREFGTEIAHIVNGLTKISTVIDSNTSTTQAENFKKILLTLADDPRVILIKLADRLHNMRTLDSMSREKQLKIASETVFVYAPLAHRLGLYIIKSELEDLAMKYTEQDKYREIARRLKETKRERTRYINEFIKPIKEVLQEEGFDFEIYGRPKSIHSIWNKIKTKGVQFEEVYDLFAIRIILDSAVEKEKADCWKVYSIITDFYHPSPERTRDWLSNPKSNGYEALHVTVMGPNGKWVEVQIRSKRMNDYAEKGVAAHWRYKEGNQTVQESKFEQWFTQIREILNSPDSNTLDFLADFKSNLFTEEIYVYTPKGDLKILPVGSTALDFAYSIHSAVGNKCIGAKVNYKLVPLSHKLRSGDQVEIITSNKQKPSDDWLNFVLTAKAKSKIKDALKEEKRKVAMDGKELLERKLDHMKVSASQYNINELVQFYKQPSPLDLYYQIAVRNIDLKELKQFNVLGDKLEPPKPVKLPEVVIEEPHQKQPSKKDAELIIFGESSDKIAYKLANCCRPIPGDDVFGFITASEGLKIHRTNCPNAAQLLAHYGHRVVKTKWVKNREISFLTGLRIVGMDDVGVIHKITNIISGELKINIAGLTIESKEGLFEGLIKVFVHDKDELEELVTRLKGLDGIQSINRLED, encoded by the coding sequence ATGGAAACTGTGACCGTTCAAAAATATGATCTCAACGAAGAGCAGGAAAAAAAAGAGATCGTCCGGCATTACCGGGCCCTGTTACGAGCCCTCAAACCCCGTTTGAAGAAAGGGGACCGTGAACTTGTACGTACCGCTTTTGAAATGGCGGCGGATGCCCATAAAGATATGCGCCGTAAATCAGGCGAACCCTACATTCTGCATCCCCTGGCTGTTGCACAGATCACTGTGGAAGAAATAGGCCTGGGAGTACGTTCTGCCATCTGCGCCTTATTGCACGATACGGTAGAAGATACAGAAGTGACGCTGGAAGACGTGGAAAGGGAGTTTGGAACCGAAATAGCCCATATCGTTAACGGCCTCACCAAAATATCTACTGTTATTGATTCCAATACCAGTACCACACAGGCTGAGAACTTCAAAAAGATATTACTGACCCTGGCAGACGACCCCAGGGTGATCCTCATTAAACTGGCAGACCGGCTGCATAACATGCGCACGCTGGATAGCATGAGCCGGGAAAAACAACTGAAGATAGCCTCCGAAACTGTATTCGTATATGCTCCCCTGGCACATCGCCTGGGCCTGTATATTATTAAGAGTGAGCTGGAAGACCTGGCCATGAAGTATACAGAGCAGGATAAATACCGGGAAATTGCCCGCCGCCTCAAGGAAACCAAGCGGGAGAGGACTCGTTATATTAACGAGTTCATCAAACCAATTAAAGAGGTATTACAGGAAGAAGGTTTCGATTTCGAAATATACGGACGCCCTAAAAGCATCCATTCCATCTGGAATAAGATCAAAACCAAGGGCGTTCAGTTTGAAGAGGTGTACGACCTCTTTGCCATTCGTATTATCCTGGATTCCGCCGTGGAAAAGGAAAAGGCCGATTGCTGGAAAGTGTACTCCATCATTACGGACTTCTACCACCCCAGCCCTGAACGTACCAGGGACTGGCTCAGCAACCCCAAAAGCAATGGGTATGAGGCACTGCACGTAACCGTGATGGGACCCAATGGTAAATGGGTGGAAGTGCAGATCAGGAGCAAGCGGATGAACGACTATGCAGAAAAAGGGGTAGCTGCTCACTGGCGTTATAAGGAAGGTAACCAAACTGTGCAGGAATCCAAATTTGAGCAGTGGTTCACCCAGATCAGGGAGATCCTGAACAGCCCGGATTCCAATACACTGGACTTTCTGGCAGACTTCAAGAGTAACCTGTTCACAGAAGAGATCTACGTTTATACGCCCAAGGGAGACCTTAAAATACTGCCGGTAGGCTCTACTGCACTGGATTTTGCTTATTCTATCCATAGTGCGGTGGGGAACAAGTGTATCGGGGCCAAAGTGAACTACAAGCTGGTACCTTTAAGCCACAAGCTGCGCAGCGGGGACCAGGTGGAGATCATCACTTCCAATAAACAGAAGCCCTCAGATGACTGGCTCAACTTTGTTCTCACGGCCAAAGCCAAGAGCAAGATCAAGGACGCATTGAAGGAAGAGAAGCGTAAAGTGGCCATGGATGGGAAAGAGTTGCTGGAGCGCAAGCTGGACCATATGAAGGTTTCTGCCAGCCAGTACAACATCAATGAGCTGGTTCAATTCTATAAACAACCCTCACCGCTGGACCTCTACTACCAGATAGCGGTACGTAATATCGATCTGAAAGAACTCAAGCAGTTCAATGTGCTGGGAGATAAGCTGGAACCGCCCAAACCGGTGAAACTGCCGGAGGTGGTGATAGAAGAACCTCACCAGAAGCAGCCATCCAAGAAAGATGCGGAACTTATCATATTCGGGGAAAGCTCTGATAAAATTGCCTATAAGCTGGCAAACTGCTGCAGGCCCATTCCCGGGGATGATGTATTTGGCTTTATCACTGCCAGCGAAGGATTGAAGATCCATCGTACCAATTGCCCCAATGCTGCGCAGTTGCTGGCCCATTATGGTCACCGGGTAGTGAAAACGAAATGGGTGAAGAACCGGGAAATATCTTTCCTTACAGGCTTACGCATTGTGGGGATGGACGATGTGGGGGTGATCCACAAGATCACCAATATCATTTCCGGAGAGCTCAAGATCAACATTGCGGGGCTTACCATTGAATCCAAGGAAGGATTATTTGAAGGTTTGATCAAAGTTTTCGTGCACGATAAGGATGAACTGGAAGAATTAGTAACCCGCTTAAAGGGCCTTGATGGCATCCAGAGCATCAACCGGTTGGAAGATTAA
- a CDS encoding adenylosuccinate synthase: MVDVLLGLQWGDEGKGKIVDYFAGKYDVIARFQGGPNAGHTLYVNNQKVVLHTIPSGVFHNNTLNLIGNGVVLDPVTFKKECEKVSALGIDLKKNLYIAEKTHIIVPTHRALDKASELSKGLEKIGSTLKGIGPAYMDKTGRNGLRVGDVLHADFEASYTKLKNKHLQLLANYDFSEDISEWEKEFFEAVAFLKEMNIVSGEYWLNAHLKAGKKVLAEGAQGSMLDVDFGTYPFVTSSNTISAGVCTGLGIAPKWIREVIGVTKAYCTRVGSGPFPTELEDETGETLRQAGHEFGATTGRPRRCGWIDLVALDYTCILSGVTQLVMTKSDVLDAFKDVYACTAYEINGKQTKEMPFQLNGLSIKPVLEHFAGWSTPTADSRQYNALPVEMKNFLSFVESYLGVPVQFVSNGPGRDQILEK, translated from the coding sequence ATGGTAGATGTACTGCTGGGGCTGCAATGGGGCGATGAAGGCAAAGGTAAGATCGTAGATTACTTTGCGGGCAAATATGATGTGATAGCCCGTTTTCAGGGTGGACCCAATGCGGGTCATACGCTGTATGTCAATAATCAGAAGGTTGTGCTGCACACCATTCCTTCCGGAGTGTTCCACAATAATACCCTTAACCTCATCGGAAACGGTGTGGTACTGGATCCTGTAACCTTTAAAAAGGAATGTGAGAAAGTATCCGCGCTGGGTATTGATCTGAAAAAGAACCTTTACATCGCCGAGAAGACACATATCATTGTACCTACTCACCGTGCACTGGATAAAGCTTCTGAACTGTCCAAAGGACTGGAAAAGATCGGATCCACGCTGAAAGGCATCGGGCCGGCTTATATGGACAAAACAGGCCGCAACGGATTACGTGTAGGGGATGTACTACATGCAGACTTTGAGGCATCTTATACCAAATTAAAGAACAAACACCTTCAGTTACTGGCTAATTACGACTTCAGTGAAGACATTTCCGAGTGGGAAAAAGAATTCTTTGAAGCAGTGGCCTTCCTGAAGGAAATGAATATCGTAAGCGGTGAATATTGGCTAAATGCCCATCTGAAAGCAGGAAAGAAAGTGCTGGCAGAAGGTGCGCAAGGAAGTATGCTGGATGTTGACTTCGGTACTTATCCTTTTGTTACATCCTCAAACACCATTTCCGCGGGCGTTTGCACAGGTTTGGGTATTGCACCAAAATGGATCAGGGAAGTGATTGGTGTAACCAAAGCATACTGCACACGCGTAGGTAGTGGTCCGTTCCCAACGGAGCTGGAAGATGAAACAGGAGAAACACTCCGCCAGGCTGGTCATGAATTTGGTGCAACAACAGGGCGTCCCCGCCGCTGCGGCTGGATTGACCTCGTAGCATTGGATTATACCTGCATTTTAAGTGGTGTTACCCAATTGGTGATGACCAAAAGTGATGTGCTGGATGCTTTTAAAGATGTATACGCTTGTACCGCATATGAAATAAATGGTAAGCAGACGAAAGAAATGCCGTTTCAGCTCAATGGCCTGAGTATCAAACCAGTATTGGAACATTTCGCCGGTTGGTCCACACCAACAGCAGATAGCCGCCAATACAATGCATTACCTGTGGAAATGAAAAATTTCTTATCTTTTGTGGAAAGCTATCTGGGGGTACCTGTGCAATTCGTTTCAAACGGCCCGGGACGCGACCAGATACTGGAAAAGTAA
- a CDS encoding anthranilate synthase component I family protein, with the protein MLSWGNRFNICCFLDNNDYRLRGQRAEALLAADAVEQLQCNAGTAFEQLRAFHTARPGWLFGHLGYDLKNETEKLSSVHPDGIQFPDLFFFRPRYLLLLEQQQVLISGEDLTETAARKIYEACLAEPENPPAEVTWASFNLEARMDEAYYLAAVRSLQEHIRKGDCYEVNFCREQYAYTTIDPLVLFRRLNVLSPSPFAAYYRTGDKYLVCSSPERFLRKEGNTLISQPIKGTITRATDPAADDLLRKELLHNPKERAENVMIVDLVRNDLSKTAVQGTVHVDELFGIYAFPQVHHMISTVMATLDERFHFTDAIREAFPMGSMTGAPKVRVMELIEQYEQTKRGLFSGAVGYITPEGDFDLNVVIRSVLYNAEHHYLSFQTGSAITFNSTPEKEWEECLLKAKALKTALGL; encoded by the coding sequence ATGTTGAGCTGGGGCAACCGGTTCAACATTTGTTGTTTTTTAGACAATAATGATTACCGCTTAAGGGGTCAACGCGCGGAAGCACTGCTGGCAGCAGATGCTGTAGAGCAGCTGCAATGTAACGCCGGCACTGCATTTGAACAGTTACGCGCGTTTCATACTGCCCGCCCCGGTTGGTTATTCGGCCACCTGGGGTATGATCTCAAAAACGAAACCGAAAAACTCTCTTCCGTTCATCCGGACGGTATCCAATTTCCTGATCTCTTCTTTTTCAGACCCCGTTATCTGCTGCTTTTAGAACAGCAACAGGTATTGATTAGCGGGGAAGACCTCACGGAAACAGCTGCGCGTAAGATCTATGAGGCCTGCCTGGCTGAACCGGAAAACCCTCCCGCAGAAGTTACCTGGGCATCTTTTAACCTGGAAGCCAGGATGGATGAAGCCTATTACCTGGCAGCCGTGCGTTCCCTGCAGGAGCACATCCGCAAAGGAGATTGTTATGAAGTGAACTTTTGCAGAGAGCAGTATGCATATACTACTATAGACCCATTGGTATTATTCCGCCGGCTCAATGTTTTATCGCCATCGCCCTTTGCTGCTTACTATCGTACGGGAGATAAATACCTGGTTTGCTCCAGCCCTGAAAGGTTCCTGCGGAAAGAAGGCAATACACTCATTTCCCAGCCCATCAAAGGAACCATTACCCGCGCCACGGACCCTGCTGCGGATGATCTGCTGCGCAAGGAATTACTGCATAATCCAAAAGAAAGGGCGGAGAACGTGATGATCGTAGACCTTGTGCGTAATGATCTCTCCAAAACTGCGGTGCAGGGAACAGTGCATGTGGATGAACTTTTCGGGATCTATGCCTTTCCGCAGGTGCATCATATGATCTCAACGGTGATGGCTACACTCGATGAACGCTTCCATTTTACAGATGCCATCCGCGAAGCTTTTCCCATGGGCTCCATGACGGGTGCGCCTAAAGTAAGGGTGATGGAACTCATAGAACAATATGAACAAACAAAACGTGGCCTGTTTTCAGGCGCTGTTGGTTATATCACTCCGGAAGGGGATTTTGATCTCAATGTAGTCATCAGGAGTGTGCTGTACAATGCAGAACACCATTACCTGTCTTTCCAGACAGGCTCTGCTATTACCTTTAACAGCACACCGGAAAAAGAATGGGAGGAATGTCTTTTAAAAGCAAAGGCCCTGAAAACAGCACTAGGTCTTTAA
- a CDS encoding TIGR01777 family oxidoreductase — MMDTVLITGGTGLIGRALTSLLLEKGYKVIVLSRKKMSSDHPQLRYASWDLERKTLDTTALQEADHIIHLAGAGVADARWTKARKQEIIDSRVQSSQLLFEQLRQHPNKVRKVISASATGYYGAYTDHAFTENDPPATDFLGTTCKAWEDSVRQIETLGKKVIIFRTGIVLSLKGGALKEFHKPLKLGFATVMGSGDQFVSWIHLQDLVRLYFNAIVNDRLNGVYNAVAPHPVTNQELVTSLAHAAKGNSFITVHAPAFALKLALGEMSIEVLKSVKVSSAKIQQTGFQFSYPVVKEAVKQLIGALKT; from the coding sequence ATGATGGATACGGTTTTAATTACCGGCGGTACCGGGCTTATTGGCCGGGCCCTTACCTCCCTGTTATTGGAGAAAGGATACAAAGTGATCGTCCTTTCCCGCAAAAAGATGTCCTCAGACCATCCTCAGCTAAGGTACGCCTCATGGGACCTGGAACGCAAAACACTGGATACCACTGCCTTACAGGAAGCCGATCATATCATTCATCTTGCAGGAGCCGGCGTAGCAGATGCCCGCTGGACAAAAGCACGTAAACAGGAAATAATAGACAGCCGTGTACAAAGCAGCCAGCTATTATTTGAGCAGCTCCGCCAGCATCCCAATAAAGTAAGAAAAGTGATCAGCGCCTCGGCCACAGGGTATTACGGGGCTTATACAGACCATGCTTTTACAGAGAACGATCCTCCGGCAACTGACTTCCTCGGCACTACCTGCAAGGCCTGGGAGGATAGTGTGCGGCAAATAGAAACCCTGGGCAAAAAAGTGATCATTTTCAGAACAGGTATTGTGCTAAGCCTCAAAGGCGGTGCACTCAAAGAATTCCACAAACCACTGAAACTGGGTTTTGCGACTGTGATGGGGAGTGGAGACCAGTTTGTATCCTGGATCCACCTGCAGGACCTGGTAAGATTGTATTTCAATGCCATTGTGAACGACAGGCTGAATGGTGTTTATAATGCAGTAGCACCGCATCCTGTAACCAACCAGGAACTGGTTACTTCTTTGGCCCATGCCGCAAAAGGAAATAGCTTCATAACAGTTCATGCGCCTGCCTTTGCATTGAAGCTGGCCCTGGGGGAAATGAGTATTGAGGTATTGAAAAGTGTAAAGGTTTCTTCTGCCAAGATCCAGCAGACGGGGTTTCAATTCTCCTATCCCGTAGTAAAAGAAGCAGTGAAACAATTGATCGGGGCCTTAAAGACCTAG
- the purQ gene encoding phosphoribosylformylglycinamidine synthase I, translating to MIDALRYDLNQDVIALWHKDKDLSMFSTEDCVLLPGGFSYGDYLRCGAIAKFSPMMQSVIEFAKKGGRVIGVCNGFQILCEAGLLPGALLKNQNQQFICKNVFMKSENTQASITKDVTGRPLMIPIAHGEGRYYADDATLDELFKHNQVLFRYCDEFGNIIEHANPNGAIRNIAGICNKERNVFGMMPHPERASSEVLGNRDGQLIFQSLINNN from the coding sequence ATGATTGATGCATTGCGTTACGACCTTAACCAGGATGTTATTGCGCTTTGGCATAAAGACAAGGATCTTAGCATGTTTAGTACGGAAGATTGCGTGCTGCTGCCAGGTGGCTTTTCTTATGGCGATTACCTGCGTTGCGGGGCTATTGCCAAATTCAGCCCTATGATGCAGAGCGTAATTGAGTTTGCCAAAAAAGGCGGCCGTGTAATAGGTGTTTGTAACGGATTCCAGATCCTTTGCGAAGCTGGTCTGTTACCAGGTGCCCTGCTGAAGAACCAGAATCAACAGTTCATTTGCAAAAATGTGTTCATGAAAAGCGAGAACACCCAGGCATCTATCACCAAAGATGTAACGGGCAGGCCGCTGATGATCCCTATCGCACATGGCGAAGGCAGATATTATGCTGATGATGCCACACTGGACGAGCTGTTTAAACATAACCAGGTGCTTTTCCGCTATTGCGATGAGTTTGGCAATATTATTGAACATGCTAACCCGAATGGTGCTATCCGCAACATTGCAGGGATCTGTAATAAGGAGAGAAATGTTTTTGGAATGATGCCGCACCCTGAAAGGGCTTCCAGCGAAGTACTGGGTAACCGCGATGGGCAGCTGATCTTCCAGAGCCTTATCAATAACAATTAG
- a CDS encoding protein-disulfide reductase DsbD domain-containing protein, which translates to MKKLLVALCMFALPMLALAQEENPVKWEFTSKKVNATTYEVIAKATIEKGWHVYAQEAGEGPIPTTFKFAKNPLVATTGKVKEVGKMHKAFDKNFDSELKYYENTVSFVQTVTVKGKAATKLKGSVEFMVCDDHQCLPPTEVEFAFNVGGK; encoded by the coding sequence ATGAAGAAATTACTCGTTGCATTGTGCATGTTTGCACTGCCCATGCTGGCTTTAGCACAGGAAGAAAACCCGGTTAAATGGGAATTCACCTCTAAGAAGGTCAATGCCACTACATATGAAGTGATTGCCAAAGCTACTATTGAAAAAGGCTGGCACGTATATGCACAGGAAGCTGGCGAAGGCCCGATCCCTACCACTTTTAAATTCGCTAAAAACCCACTGGTTGCAACAACCGGTAAAGTAAAAGAAGTGGGTAAAATGCATAAAGCATTCGACAAGAACTTTGATTCAGAACTGAAGTATTATGAAAACACCGTTTCCTTTGTACAAACAGTTACGGTAAAAGGGAAAGCGGCTACAAAGCTGAAAGGCTCTGTAGAGTTTATGGTCTGCGATGATCACCAATGCCTGCCACCTACAGAAGTAGAATTCGCTTTTAATGTAGGAGGAAAGTAA
- a CDS encoding protein-disulfide reductase DsbD family protein: MKYFLLFLTSFQLILWPDLYAQDAEATAKQVKWTFAAEKTGEGEYTLKFKANISEGWKLFSTTMSDDDPNTRVILDTISDVRATIVSLGFEGQEKKAPEPLMDNKEITFFEKEVTIKLLVKYKGAVNNLKGTLNYFILKGEEIIPEEAEFRFKADAAGNLSGGEGGLQASADQANKLKRDNIDLQNPVNKVGGIGNEGETNPWFIFLLGFLGGLLALVTPCVFPMIPLTVSFFTKSAQDKKKGIFNATMYGFFIFLIYILFSVPFHVAGLAEPEIFNNISTNVWLNVFFFVVFVVFAISFFGYFEITLPSGLASKADSKANKGTLVGIFFMALTLVVVSFSCTGPILGSLLAGSLGSDGGAWLLTAGMAGFGVSLALPFALFAMFPNWLSSLPKSGGWLTSVKVVLGFIEVALAIKFLSNADLVMHWGILHRETFFLIWIIIGLLTTLYLLGLIRFPHDSPVKKLGGIRIFFAVIFGAFTIYLLPGVTNTKYANVRLMSGFAPPMSYSWYGNSAHEKGAVEPNVINDYDKALELAKAQNKPILIDFTGWACVNCRNMEENVWTDPEVHALIRDNYILVSLYVDDKKRLPEDEQFMHTFPDGRKKPIKTIGNKYATMQTLNFNNNSQPLYVLISPEEKLLTYPVAYTPNIQEYANWLRSGLDAFKKVKK, translated from the coding sequence ATGAAGTACTTTTTATTATTCCTTACCAGCTTCCAGCTAATACTCTGGCCTGACCTGTATGCGCAGGATGCAGAGGCCACAGCAAAGCAGGTGAAGTGGACGTTTGCAGCAGAAAAGACCGGAGAAGGAGAATACACCTTAAAATTTAAAGCCAATATATCCGAAGGCTGGAAGTTATTTTCTACCACTATGAGTGATGATGATCCCAATACCCGCGTTATCCTGGATACCATCAGTGATGTAAGGGCTACTATTGTGAGCCTGGGGTTTGAAGGTCAGGAAAAGAAAGCTCCGGAACCTTTAATGGATAACAAGGAGATCACTTTCTTTGAAAAAGAGGTAACAATTAAGCTGCTTGTTAAATACAAAGGCGCTGTTAATAATCTGAAAGGAACACTGAATTATTTTATCCTGAAGGGAGAAGAGATCATTCCGGAAGAAGCAGAATTCCGTTTTAAAGCGGATGCAGCTGGTAATCTTTCCGGCGGAGAAGGTGGCTTGCAGGCTTCAGCTGATCAGGCCAATAAACTGAAACGGGATAATATTGATCTCCAGAACCCTGTGAACAAAGTAGGCGGTATCGGTAACGAAGGGGAAACAAACCCCTGGTTCATCTTCCTGCTTGGATTCCTGGGAGGGTTGCTGGCACTGGTAACACCTTGCGTGTTCCCCATGATCCCGCTCACCGTATCGTTCTTTACAAAGAGCGCGCAGGATAAAAAGAAAGGCATTTTCAATGCCACCATGTATGGCTTTTTTATCTTCCTGATCTACATCTTATTCAGCGTGCCTTTCCATGTAGCAGGATTGGCAGAGCCTGAGATCTTCAATAACATTTCTACCAACGTTTGGCTGAATGTATTCTTCTTTGTGGTGTTTGTGGTGTTTGCCATATCTTTCTTCGGATATTTTGAGATCACATTGCCCAGCGGATTAGCCAGCAAGGCAGATTCCAAAGCAAATAAAGGAACACTGGTAGGTATCTTCTTCATGGCATTAACGCTGGTAGTAGTATCCTTCTCCTGTACAGGCCCTATCCTTGGTTCTCTGCTGGCAGGCTCTTTGGGTTCTGATGGCGGTGCATGGTTGCTGACTGCCGGTATGGCCGGTTTTGGCGTATCCCTGGCATTACCGTTTGCATTGTTTGCCATGTTCCCGAACTGGTTAAGCTCCCTGCCAAAATCAGGTGGATGGCTTACTTCCGTAAAAGTGGTATTAGGTTTTATTGAAGTAGCACTGGCGATTAAATTCCTCTCCAATGCGGACCTCGTAATGCACTGGGGTATCCTGCATCGTGAAACCTTCTTCCTCATCTGGATCATTATCGGATTGCTGACCACGCTCTACCTGTTAGGGTTGATCCGTTTCCCGCATGATAGTCCTGTGAAGAAGCTGGGTGGCATCAGGATCTTCTTTGCGGTTATCTTTGGCGCCTTTACGATCTACCTGCTTCCGGGCGTTACCAATACCAAATATGCCAACGTAAGACTGATGAGCGGATTCGCGCCACCGATGTCTTATAGCTGGTATGGTAACAGTGCGCATGAAAAAGGTGCGGTAGAGCCCAACGTGATCAATGATTACGATAAAGCGCTCGAGCTGGCCAAAGCACAGAACAAACCTATCCTCATAGACTTTACCGGATGGGCTTGTGTGAATTGCCGGAACATGGAAGAGAATGTATGGACAGATCCTGAAGTGCATGCACTGATCAGGGATAACTACATCCTCGTTTCATTGTATGTGGATGATAAAAAGAGGTTGCCGGAAGATGAGCAGTTCATGCACACTTTCCCTGATGGCCGCAAGAAACCGATCAAAACTATCGGGAATAAGTATGCTACCATGCAGACCCTGAACTTCAACAACAACTCACAACCTTTGTATGTATTGATCAGTCCTGAAGAAAAGTTGCTGACCTATCCTGTGGCCTACACGCCAAATATCCAGGAGTACGCAAACTGGCTCAGATCTGGCCTGGATGCATTTAAGAAGGTAAAGAAATAA
- a CDS encoding response regulator transcription factor, translating into MKVLLIEDNEELASSISEFLGREGYICEVSYNITDAQDKLISFQYDCVLLDIMLPDGNGLQLLSFIRTERIQSSILILSAKNSLDDKIAGLEEGADDYLTKPFHLPELHARLRAIYRRKKLNGSNVIAFNEISLNIDTLEATVNGQLLDMTRKEFDLLLYFVVNKNRVLSRQSIAAHLWGDYTDNFANFDFVYQHVKNIRKKISAANGTDYIGTVYGLGYKFNTSKQ; encoded by the coding sequence ATGAAAGTCTTGCTGATAGAGGATAACGAAGAACTGGCCAGCAGTATTTCTGAATTTCTGGGAAGAGAGGGGTATATCTGCGAAGTGAGCTATAATATCACGGATGCCCAGGATAAGCTGATTTCATTTCAGTATGATTGTGTGCTGCTGGATATCATGTTGCCGGATGGGAATGGATTGCAGCTCCTGTCTTTTATAAGAACGGAGCGCATACAAAGCAGCATCCTGATACTGTCTGCCAAAAATTCGCTGGACGATAAGATTGCCGGGCTGGAAGAGGGTGCAGATGATTATCTCACCAAACCTTTCCACCTGCCGGAACTACATGCCCGCCTGCGTGCCATTTACCGGCGCAAAAAGCTGAACGGAAGCAATGTCATTGCCTTTAATGAAATAAGTTTGAATATAGATACGCTGGAAGCTACTGTGAACGGGCAATTACTGGATATGACACGTAAGGAGTTTGACCTGCTCCTTTATTTTGTAGTGAACAAGAACAGGGTACTTTCCCGCCAATCCATTGCAGCACATCTGTGGGGCGATTATACAGACAATTTCGCGAACTTTGATTTTGTATACCAGCACGTAAAAAATATCAGGAAAAAGATCAGTGCAGCAAACGGTACGGATTATATTGGAACAGTGTACGGGCTGGGATACAAGTTTAATACATCAAAGCAATGA